The following coding sequences lie in one Paroedura picta isolate Pp20150507F chromosome 10, Ppicta_v3.0, whole genome shotgun sequence genomic window:
- the LOC143819532 gene encoding uncharacterized protein LOC143819532 isoform X3 produces MAPKVPDNLKSRKKPGEPGKDAEKGPEETKNAWENIRMKLATPRAQQATIWMSGLMFLIAVMLVMLYSLKLSDVTEKFRAATRIHLYMQDYNLTYRGKRPSQTLRGANDEWQKLRAQYEKNDQLRRSINHILTKIAEGWIPFGGQLYQLHYLSMYFFSAKHLCNEMDTEVAEPRTDDEQNFLVRQVFKVQLECWIGLEKQDNEWRWKTGGTPKKLNATEEGVNAENESLIQSLVWADVARILHLK; encoded by the exons ATGGCACCCAAAGTACCTG ATAACCTGAAAAGTCGCAAGAAGCCAGGAGAACCAGGAAAGGATGCTGAAAAGGGACCAGAAGAAA cCAAGAATGCTTGGGAGAACATAAGGATGAAGTTAGCGACACCCAGAGCACAGCAGGCTACAATTTGGATGTCTGGTCTTATGTTTCTTATCGCTGTGATGCTTGTTATGTTGT ATTCGCTGAAACTGTCTGATGTCACAGAAAAATTTAGAGCGGCAACAAGAATCCACTTATACATGCAAGACTACAACCTAACCTACAGAGGGAAAAGAC CGAGTCAAACGCTTAGGGGAGCGAACGATGAATGGCAAAAACTGAGGGCTCAATACGAAAAAAACGACCAGCTGCGAAGGTCAATCA ATCATATCTTGACTAAGATTGCAGAGGGCTGGATACCATTCGGAGGACAGCTGTACCAGTTACACTACTTGAGCATGTATTTTTTTAGCGCCAAACATCTCTGCAATGAAATGGATACCGAGGTGGCTGAACCTCGTACTGATGACGAGCAG AACTTTCTTGTGCGGCAGGTCTTTAAAGTTCAACTAGAATGCTGGATTGGACTTGAAAAACAAGACAATGAGTGGAGATGGAAGACGGGTGGGACACCCAAGAAATT GAATGCCACTGAGGAAGGTGTAAACGCTGAAAATGAAAGTTTAATCCAGAGCCTTGTTTGGGCTGATGTTGCCCGAATCCTTCATTTAAAATAA
- the LOC143819532 gene encoding macrophage mannose receptor 1-like isoform X1 — protein MAPKVPDNLKSRKKPGEPGKDAEKGPEETKNAWENIRMKLATPRAQQATIWMSGLMFLIAVMLVMLYSLKLSDVTEKFRAATRIHLYMQDYNLTYRGKRPSQTLRGANDEWQKLRAQYEKNDQLRRSINHILTKIAEGWIPFGGQLYQLHYLSMYFFSAKHLCNEMDTEVAEPRTDDEQNFLVRQVFKVQLECWIGLEKQDNEWRWKTGGTPKKFFWATGHPMFQQDRQGVCVIMRVCPEAERPNCWESVTCERNQRFFCSLKADTQWL, from the exons ATGGCACCCAAAGTACCTG ATAACCTGAAAAGTCGCAAGAAGCCAGGAGAACCAGGAAAGGATGCTGAAAAGGGACCAGAAGAAA cCAAGAATGCTTGGGAGAACATAAGGATGAAGTTAGCGACACCCAGAGCACAGCAGGCTACAATTTGGATGTCTGGTCTTATGTTTCTTATCGCTGTGATGCTTGTTATGTTGT ATTCGCTGAAACTGTCTGATGTCACAGAAAAATTTAGAGCGGCAACAAGAATCCACTTATACATGCAAGACTACAACCTAACCTACAGAGGGAAAAGAC CGAGTCAAACGCTTAGGGGAGCGAACGATGAATGGCAAAAACTGAGGGCTCAATACGAAAAAAACGACCAGCTGCGAAGGTCAATCA ATCATATCTTGACTAAGATTGCAGAGGGCTGGATACCATTCGGAGGACAGCTGTACCAGTTACACTACTTGAGCATGTATTTTTTTAGCGCCAAACATCTCTGCAATGAAATGGATACCGAGGTGGCTGAACCTCGTACTGATGACGAGCAG AACTTTCTTGTGCGGCAGGTCTTTAAAGTTCAACTAGAATGCTGGATTGGACTTGAAAAACAAGACAATGAGTGGAGATGGAAGACGGGTGGGACACCCAAGAAATT cTTCTGGGCTACTGGTCATCCAATGTTTCAACAAGACAGGCAAGGCGTTTGTGTCATCATGCGTGTGTGCCCAGAAGCAGAACGGCCAAACTGCTGGGAATCTGTAACGTGCGAACGTAATCAGCGCTTTTTTTGCTCGCTGAAAGCTGATACACAATGGCTCTGA